The Oncorhynchus nerka isolate Pitt River linkage group LG15, Oner_Uvic_2.0, whole genome shotgun sequence genome contains the following window.
caggtgaGAAATggcagtgtgattgagattgcatcatctgtggatctgttgggggatggtatgtgaattggagtgggtctagggtatccgggaggatgctgttgatgtgagccatgaccagcctttcaaagcacttcatggctatcgacgtggtaatcatttaggtaggttaccttcacttccttgggcacagggactatggtctgcttgaaacatgtaggtattatagactgAGTCAGGGTGAGGTTGAAAATGTCGGTGAAGACacatgccagttggtccgcgcatgctttgagtacacatcttggtaatccatctggccctgcggctttgtgaatgttaacctgtttaaaaggtGTTGCTCACATCGCCTACCGAGAGCGTTCTCttagtcatccagaacagctggtgcttcgTGCATGCTTCGTGTTGCTTTCCTCGAAGCGAGcgtaaaaggcatttagctcatctggtggGAAGTtggcgtctgggtttccctttgtagtccgtaatagttttcaagccctgccacatccgatgagcgtcagagccggtgtagtaggtttcaatcttaatcctgtattgacgctttgcttgtttgatggtctAAGGGCATAGCACGATTTCTTATAAACGTCCCGGatgtgtcccactccttgaaagcggccgctctagcctttagcttggtgcggatgttgcctgtaatccatggcttctggttgggatatgtacgtacggtcactgtggggatgacgtcgtcaatgcacttagtgatgaagccgatgactgaggtggtatactcctcaatgccattggatgaatcccggaacatattccagtctgtgcttgttcaaaacagtcctgtagcgtagcatccgcttcatctgaCCGCTTCCGTATTGagggagtcactggtacttcctgctttagtttttgcttgtaagcaggaatatggaggatagaattatggtcagacttgccaaatggagggtgggggagagctttgtatgcatctctgtgtgtggagtaaatgtggtcaagtttttttttctctggttgcaTATTTGACacagaaatttggtaaaactgatttatcttttcctgcattaaaagttcccggccactaggagcggcgcttctggatgagcatttccttctttgcttatggccttacagagttggttgagtgtagtcttagtgccagcatcggtttgtggtggtaaatagacggctacggaTAATATagatgtgtcacaccctgaccatagtttgctttgcatgtttctatgttttgtttggtcagggtgtgatctgagtgggcattctatgttgtgtgtctagtttgtctgtttctgtgtttggcctgatatggttctcaatcagaggcaggtgttagtcattgtctctgattgggaaacatatttaggtagcctgtttggtgtagggttttgtgggtgattgttcctgtctctgtgtttgcaccagatagggctgttttggtttttcacatttcttgttttgttagtcttttcatgtatagtgtctttattaaagaaccatgaataataaACACGCTGAGTTTTGGTCCACCTCTCCTTCGACTCAAGAAAACCGTtccagaatcacccaccacaacaggaccaagcggcgtggtgacaggcagtggcagcAGGAGCAACAAAGTCTGGATTatacgacttgggaggaaatacacaggtgggcggtcgacccaggaagagtgccggagcccgcctgggattcgctggagcagtgcgaagaggggtataggagaatggagttggagagacaagcacggcggcgcggtaggaagcccgagagtcagccccaaaaatgtcttgggggggcaCACATGAAGTCTGGCGAAGCCAGTCAGGAGACCTgcaccaacttcctgtgcttaccgaggggagagagagtccgggcaggcaccgtgttatgcggtggagcgcacggtgtccccagtgcgggtgcatagcccggtgcggtacataccagctccgcatatcggccgggctagagtgagcatcgagccaagtgccatgaagccggctctacgcatctggtctccttgggccggcttacatggcaccagccttgcgcacgatgtccccggttcgcctgcatagcccagtgcgggctattccaccacctccacgcaccagcacCAGGCGCCTGTGCATGTCCTCGTCCAGTACCACTAGTGCCAGTCAccacctcccgcctgtccggcgctgccggacgCACCCAGCCCTCCCGGTGTCAGCTCCCCCGCCCCAGGCTTCCTGTGCATGTCCCGCCCgccctcggcccagtaccactaGTGCCAGCACCAGAggcgcatcaggcctacagtgggCCCAGAGGCGCCTGCCCCTCGGCCCAGGCGCTCCCGCCCCTcggcccagaggcgccagagcctcCCTCCCGCCCCCcgcagcccagaggcgccagcctccccagaggcgccagagcccctccccagccccccctcagcccagaggaGCCTCCCCTcccgcccctcagcccagaggcgcctcCCTCCCCAGCCCCCCCTcccgcccctcagcccagaggcgcctcCCTcccgcccctcagcccagaggcgccagccCAGAGCGCCAGAAGCCCAGAGG
Protein-coding sequences here:
- the LOC135559827 gene encoding basic proline-rich protein-like; protein product: MSPVRLHSPVRAIPPPPRTSTRRLCMSSSSTTSASHHLPPVRRCRTHPALPVSAPPPQASCACPARPRPSTTSASTRGASGLQWAQRRLPLGPGAPAPRPRGARASLPPPAAQRRQPPQRRQSPSPAPPQPRGASPPAPQPRGASLPSPPSRPSAQRRLPPAPQPRGASPERQKPRGASVPMDSQKAARSAPSFAPSFLHANVGIWACSWESSIIC